A DNA window from Malus domestica chromosome 12, GDT2T_hap1 contains the following coding sequences:
- the LOC103450195 gene encoding type I inositol polyphosphate 5-phosphatase 8-like isoform X1: MRTNGGKISKPSWPKVMARKWLNIPIKGDEFHSDYSPKLSDETGRRKSCSDQDRYVVVPDDFSDRCTLMGETAHRQSCGMEPPTVTDDPNLKMFVGTWNVGGKSPQDNLNLREWLKSPTPADVYVLGFQEIVPLNAGNVLGAEDKGPAAKWLSLIREALNKNDPGQLDQQGKPRLSFSDLLSLEDELSSADFERLLNLNPASTSSGENSPTSPVMCQWKGNSPMQGNRYCLSASKQMVGIFMCVWVRADLCRHISNTKVSCVGRGIMGYLGNKGSISISMTLQGTTFCFVCAHLTSGEKEGDEMRRNSDVMEILKKTRFSHSCRTKGQLLPPNSILDHDKVIWLGDLNYRLAAACCGDTHELLKKHDWQALLEKDQLRIEQQAGRVFKGWEEGRIYFAPTYKYLANSDHYVAQSSKSRDKRRTPAWCDRILWKGEGLKQMSYVRGESKFSDHRPVSSLFSVWLDLADKKKLNSCMLKSSAKVQAEELLLLTEPKAA; encoded by the exons ATGAGGACCAACGGCGGGAAGATATCCAAG CCTTCGTGGCCGAAAGTGATGGCGAGGAAATGGCTCAACATACCAATCAAGGGGGATGAGTTTCATTCCGATTACTCTCCAAAAT TGTCAGATGAGACTGGGAGAAGGAAGAGCTGCTCGGACCAAGACCGCTACGTCGTCGTACCGGACGATTTTTCAG ATAGATGCACGTTGATGGGGGAAACAGCCCATAGACAAAGTTGTGGAATGGAGCCGCCTACTGTCACTGATGATCCCAATCTCAA GATGTTCGTAGGGACATGGAATGTTGGAGGCAAATCACCCCAGGACAACTTGAACTTGAGGGAATGGCTGAAATCTCCTACTCCCGCAGACGTCTATGTTCTTGG gttCCAGGAAATTGTCCCTTTGAACGCCGGGAACGTATTGGGCGCGGAAGATAAGGGCCCAGCTGCCAAGTGGCTGTCCCTGATTCGCGAGGCACTGAACAAGAATGACCCTGGACAGCTTGACCAGCAAGGCAAGCCTAGGCTCAGCTTCTCCGACTTGCTTTCTTTAGAAGATGAGCTTAGCAGTGCAGATTTTGAGAGACTTCTGAATTTGAATCCCGCGTCGACTTCAAGTGGAGAAAACTCACCAACCTCGCCAGTGATGTGTCAGTGGAAAGGCAATAGTCCAATGCAAGGAAATCGTTACTGCCTATCAGCAAGCAAGCAGATGGTCGGAATTTTCATGTGCGTGTGGGTTCGTGCTGATCTTTGTAGACACATTAGCAACACGAAGGTCTCGTGTGTTGGTAGAGGCATAATGGGATACCTTGGAAACAAG GGTTCAATATCAATCAGCATGACGTTGCAAGGAACAACATTTTGTTTCGTGTGTGCACATTTAACCTCTGGGGAGAAAGAAGGGGATGAGATGAGAAGGAACTCAGATGTCATGGAAATCTTAAAGAAAACAAGATTTTCTCATTCATGTAGAACAAAGGGACAACTGCTTCCTCCCAATAGCATTTTAGACCATGA CAAGGTTATTTGGCTCGGGGATTTAAATTATCGGCTAGCTGCTGCTTGCTGCGGCGACACACATGAACTATTAAAGAAGCATGATTGGCAGGCACTTCTAGAGAAAGATCAG CTAAGGATAGAGCAACAAGCAGGTCGAGTTTTTAAAGGGTGGGAGGAAGGGAGGATATATTTTGCTCCAACCTACAAATACCTAGCTAATTCTGATCATTATGTTGCCCAAAGTTCTAAATCTAGAGATAAGAGACGCACTCCAGCCTG GTGTGACAGGATTTTATGGAAGGGGGAAGGGCTTAAACAAATGTCGTATGTGAGAGGGGAGTCGAAATTCTCAGACCACAGACCGGTTTCTTCGTTGTTTTCAGTCTGGTTAGACTTGGCTGACAAGAAAAAGCTCAACTCTTGCATGCTCAAGTCATCAGCCAAAGTGCAGGCGGAAGAGCTTTTGCTGCTCACGGAACCAAAAGCTGCTTAG
- the LOC139189868 gene encoding secreted RxLR effector protein 161-like: protein MVVCSLDIKKDPFHPKEDDEMVIGPEVPYLSAVGALLYLAQCTRPDITFSVNLLARYSSAPTICHWKGVKDVLRYLRGTTDMGLFYSKNFTNDQVLVGYTDAGFLSDSHKTRSQTGYVFKNGDTTISWRSIKQTLVATSSNHSEILALHEASRECSWLRSMIHHIRNSCGLPSKIDTPTVIHEDNIACVAQMKEGFIKGDKTKHISPKFFQCI from the coding sequence ATGGTCGTTTGTTCtctggacattaagaaagatccattccatccaaaagaagatgatgaaatggtcattggtccagaagtaccatatctgaGTGCAGTAGGTGCTttgttgtatttagcacaatgtactagaccagatataacattttcagtcaacttgttagcaaggtatagctctgctccaacaatttgTCATTGGAAAGGTGTCAAAGATGTATtgcgataccttcgtgggacaacagacatgggtctcttctactcaaAGAACTTCACAAATGACCAGGTCCTTGTTGGATATAcagatgctggttttctctctGATTCGCATAAAACCCGCtcacaaactggatatgtgttcaagaaTGGAGATACAACAATCTCATGGCGCTCAATAAAACaaacattagttgctacatcttcaaatcattcagaaatacttgctttacatgaagcaagtcgtgaatgttcttggttaagatcaatgattcATCATAttcggaattcatgtggtctaccttcaaagatagacactccaactgtcattcatgaagataatatagcctgtgttgcccaaatgaaggaaggattcatcaagggcgataagactaaacacatatctccaaagttttttCAGTGCATATAA
- the LOC103450195 gene encoding type I inositol polyphosphate 5-phosphatase 8-like isoform X2, producing MRTNGGKISKPSWPKVMARKWLNIPIKGDEFHSDYSPKYETGRRKSCSDQDRYVVVPDDFSDRCTLMGETAHRQSCGMEPPTVTDDPNLKMFVGTWNVGGKSPQDNLNLREWLKSPTPADVYVLGFQEIVPLNAGNVLGAEDKGPAAKWLSLIREALNKNDPGQLDQQGKPRLSFSDLLSLEDELSSADFERLLNLNPASTSSGENSPTSPVMCQWKGNSPMQGNRYCLSASKQMVGIFMCVWVRADLCRHISNTKVSCVGRGIMGYLGNKGSISISMTLQGTTFCFVCAHLTSGEKEGDEMRRNSDVMEILKKTRFSHSCRTKGQLLPPNSILDHDKVIWLGDLNYRLAAACCGDTHELLKKHDWQALLEKDQLRIEQQAGRVFKGWEEGRIYFAPTYKYLANSDHYVAQSSKSRDKRRTPAWCDRILWKGEGLKQMSYVRGESKFSDHRPVSSLFSVWLDLADKKKLNSCMLKSSAKVQAEELLLLTEPKAA from the exons ATGAGGACCAACGGCGGGAAGATATCCAAG CCTTCGTGGCCGAAAGTGATGGCGAGGAAATGGCTCAACATACCAATCAAGGGGGATGAGTTTCATTCCGATTACTCTCCAAAAT ATGAGACTGGGAGAAGGAAGAGCTGCTCGGACCAAGACCGCTACGTCGTCGTACCGGACGATTTTTCAG ATAGATGCACGTTGATGGGGGAAACAGCCCATAGACAAAGTTGTGGAATGGAGCCGCCTACTGTCACTGATGATCCCAATCTCAA GATGTTCGTAGGGACATGGAATGTTGGAGGCAAATCACCCCAGGACAACTTGAACTTGAGGGAATGGCTGAAATCTCCTACTCCCGCAGACGTCTATGTTCTTGG gttCCAGGAAATTGTCCCTTTGAACGCCGGGAACGTATTGGGCGCGGAAGATAAGGGCCCAGCTGCCAAGTGGCTGTCCCTGATTCGCGAGGCACTGAACAAGAATGACCCTGGACAGCTTGACCAGCAAGGCAAGCCTAGGCTCAGCTTCTCCGACTTGCTTTCTTTAGAAGATGAGCTTAGCAGTGCAGATTTTGAGAGACTTCTGAATTTGAATCCCGCGTCGACTTCAAGTGGAGAAAACTCACCAACCTCGCCAGTGATGTGTCAGTGGAAAGGCAATAGTCCAATGCAAGGAAATCGTTACTGCCTATCAGCAAGCAAGCAGATGGTCGGAATTTTCATGTGCGTGTGGGTTCGTGCTGATCTTTGTAGACACATTAGCAACACGAAGGTCTCGTGTGTTGGTAGAGGCATAATGGGATACCTTGGAAACAAG GGTTCAATATCAATCAGCATGACGTTGCAAGGAACAACATTTTGTTTCGTGTGTGCACATTTAACCTCTGGGGAGAAAGAAGGGGATGAGATGAGAAGGAACTCAGATGTCATGGAAATCTTAAAGAAAACAAGATTTTCTCATTCATGTAGAACAAAGGGACAACTGCTTCCTCCCAATAGCATTTTAGACCATGA CAAGGTTATTTGGCTCGGGGATTTAAATTATCGGCTAGCTGCTGCTTGCTGCGGCGACACACATGAACTATTAAAGAAGCATGATTGGCAGGCACTTCTAGAGAAAGATCAG CTAAGGATAGAGCAACAAGCAGGTCGAGTTTTTAAAGGGTGGGAGGAAGGGAGGATATATTTTGCTCCAACCTACAAATACCTAGCTAATTCTGATCATTATGTTGCCCAAAGTTCTAAATCTAGAGATAAGAGACGCACTCCAGCCTG GTGTGACAGGATTTTATGGAAGGGGGAAGGGCTTAAACAAATGTCGTATGTGAGAGGGGAGTCGAAATTCTCAGACCACAGACCGGTTTCTTCGTTGTTTTCAGTCTGGTTAGACTTGGCTGACAAGAAAAAGCTCAACTCTTGCATGCTCAAGTCATCAGCCAAAGTGCAGGCGGAAGAGCTTTTGCTGCTCACGGAACCAAAAGCTGCTTAG
- the LOC103450195 gene encoding type I inositol polyphosphate 5-phosphatase 8-like isoform X3 has protein sequence MGETAHRQSCGMEPPTVTDDPNLKMFVGTWNVGGKSPQDNLNLREWLKSPTPADVYVLGFQEIVPLNAGNVLGAEDKGPAAKWLSLIREALNKNDPGQLDQQGKPRLSFSDLLSLEDELSSADFERLLNLNPASTSSGENSPTSPVMCQWKGNSPMQGNRYCLSASKQMVGIFMCVWVRADLCRHISNTKVSCVGRGIMGYLGNKGSISISMTLQGTTFCFVCAHLTSGEKEGDEMRRNSDVMEILKKTRFSHSCRTKGQLLPPNSILDHDKVIWLGDLNYRLAAACCGDTHELLKKHDWQALLEKDQLRIEQQAGRVFKGWEEGRIYFAPTYKYLANSDHYVAQSSKSRDKRRTPAWCDRILWKGEGLKQMSYVRGESKFSDHRPVSSLFSVWLDLADKKKLNSCMLKSSAKVQAEELLLLTEPKAA, from the exons ATGGGGGAAACAGCCCATAGACAAAGTTGTGGAATGGAGCCGCCTACTGTCACTGATGATCCCAATCTCAA GATGTTCGTAGGGACATGGAATGTTGGAGGCAAATCACCCCAGGACAACTTGAACTTGAGGGAATGGCTGAAATCTCCTACTCCCGCAGACGTCTATGTTCTTGG gttCCAGGAAATTGTCCCTTTGAACGCCGGGAACGTATTGGGCGCGGAAGATAAGGGCCCAGCTGCCAAGTGGCTGTCCCTGATTCGCGAGGCACTGAACAAGAATGACCCTGGACAGCTTGACCAGCAAGGCAAGCCTAGGCTCAGCTTCTCCGACTTGCTTTCTTTAGAAGATGAGCTTAGCAGTGCAGATTTTGAGAGACTTCTGAATTTGAATCCCGCGTCGACTTCAAGTGGAGAAAACTCACCAACCTCGCCAGTGATGTGTCAGTGGAAAGGCAATAGTCCAATGCAAGGAAATCGTTACTGCCTATCAGCAAGCAAGCAGATGGTCGGAATTTTCATGTGCGTGTGGGTTCGTGCTGATCTTTGTAGACACATTAGCAACACGAAGGTCTCGTGTGTTGGTAGAGGCATAATGGGATACCTTGGAAACAAG GGTTCAATATCAATCAGCATGACGTTGCAAGGAACAACATTTTGTTTCGTGTGTGCACATTTAACCTCTGGGGAGAAAGAAGGGGATGAGATGAGAAGGAACTCAGATGTCATGGAAATCTTAAAGAAAACAAGATTTTCTCATTCATGTAGAACAAAGGGACAACTGCTTCCTCCCAATAGCATTTTAGACCATGA CAAGGTTATTTGGCTCGGGGATTTAAATTATCGGCTAGCTGCTGCTTGCTGCGGCGACACACATGAACTATTAAAGAAGCATGATTGGCAGGCACTTCTAGAGAAAGATCAG CTAAGGATAGAGCAACAAGCAGGTCGAGTTTTTAAAGGGTGGGAGGAAGGGAGGATATATTTTGCTCCAACCTACAAATACCTAGCTAATTCTGATCATTATGTTGCCCAAAGTTCTAAATCTAGAGATAAGAGACGCACTCCAGCCTG GTGTGACAGGATTTTATGGAAGGGGGAAGGGCTTAAACAAATGTCGTATGTGAGAGGGGAGTCGAAATTCTCAGACCACAGACCGGTTTCTTCGTTGTTTTCAGTCTGGTTAGACTTGGCTGACAAGAAAAAGCTCAACTCTTGCATGCTCAAGTCATCAGCCAAAGTGCAGGCGGAAGAGCTTTTGCTGCTCACGGAACCAAAAGCTGCTTAG